CGGCCTGGCGGCCGGGAGTGGTCTGTTCGCCGTCTCGATCATCGCGACCAGCGTCTTCCTGATCATCCTTGTCGGGCTCCGGCCGCTGGAGCAGGCATTCTTCGCCTCAAAGCGCAGCGTGCATGTGTCCATTCAGGCGAATCGCCATCAGGATCTGCTCATCCAGGTCGAGCAGGAAGCGACAGCTGCCGGGCTGGAAATACAGCTGGTATCAGTTGAGCCCGGCAATGGTGGGCCGAGCACCATCAGCATACGCATGCGTGGAGCCGACCGACGCATGCTCGCCGATTTCGCCGATCGTATCCGCAAGCTCGCTGGCGTTCGGCTGGTCGCCTACACCTCAAACGGCATGCGCATCGAAGAGCTAAGGGGCGAGATGGATAACGGCGAAAGCTAGTTAATGAGCGAAACGCATCATCACTTCATCAGTCCGTGGCGGGGCCCCGATAACCGCAGGGAAGACGTCGCATGAGCAAACGCTACTTCGCCATCGCACTCGTGATCCTGATCGCCACCACTGTCCTCGCAACAGCCGCTGCCAACGGCATCGGTGATGGAGCCGAGGGCAGCCGCCTGACGGCAACACCGACTGCCGATCCATCACCAGATGGCAACAGTTCGCCAGCGTCTACGACG
The Thermomicrobiales bacterium genome window above contains:
- a CDS encoding MgtC/SapB family protein is translated as MTVQEAGLRLLVAATLGSLIGLDRERSDRAAGLRTHALVATASALIMIVSAFGFDDAVQSGSIVLDPSRVAAQVVSGVGFLGAGVIILRQNIVRGLTTAAGVWAVAGIGLAAGSGLFAVSIIATSVFLIILVGLRPLEQAFFASKRSVHVSIQANRHQDLLIQVEQEATAAGLEIQLVSVEPGNGGPSTISIRMRGADRRMLADFADRIRKLAGVRLVAYTSNGMRIEELRGEMDNGES